One genomic window of Pseudomonas sp. LFM046 includes the following:
- the serS gene encoding serine--tRNA ligase, whose product MLDAKLVRTQTREIAERLATRGFELDVARLDALESQRKSVQTRTEQLQAERNARSKAIGQAKQRGEDIAPLLADVDRMGSELEEGKRELESIQAELDNLLLNIPNLPHESVPVGEDEEANVEVRRWGTPRSFDFEIKDHVALGEQHGWLDFETAAKLSGARFALLRGPIARLHRALAQFMINLHVTDHGYEEAYTPYLVQAPALQGTGQLPKFEEDLFKITRENEADFYLIPTAEVSLTNIVAGEIVDAKQLPIKFVAHTPCFRSEAGASGRDTRGMIRQHQFDKVEMVQIVEPSKSFEALEGMTANAERVLQLLELPYRVLALCTGDMGFSATKTYDLEVWVPSQDKYREISSCSNCGDFQARRMQARYRNPETGKPELVHTLNGSGLAVGRTLVAVLENYQQADGSIRVPEVLKPYMGGLEVIG is encoded by the coding sequence ATGCTCGATGCCAAACTGGTCCGCACCCAGACTCGGGAAATCGCGGAACGCCTCGCCACCCGTGGCTTTGAACTGGACGTAGCGCGCCTGGACGCGCTGGAGAGCCAGCGCAAGTCCGTGCAGACCCGTACTGAACAGCTGCAGGCCGAGCGTAACGCCCGTTCCAAGGCGATCGGCCAGGCCAAGCAGCGCGGTGAGGACATTGCACCGCTGCTGGCGGATGTGGACCGTATGGGCAGCGAATTGGAAGAGGGCAAGCGCGAGCTGGAGAGCATCCAGGCCGAGCTGGACAACCTGCTGTTGAACATCCCGAACCTGCCTCACGAATCCGTGCCGGTAGGCGAGGACGAAGAAGCCAACGTCGAAGTCCGTCGCTGGGGTACTCCGCGCAGCTTCGATTTCGAGATCAAGGACCACGTTGCCCTGGGCGAGCAGCACGGCTGGCTGGACTTCGAGACCGCGGCCAAGCTTTCCGGCGCCCGTTTCGCTCTGCTGCGCGGTCCCATTGCCCGCCTGCATCGCGCCCTGGCGCAGTTCATGATCAACCTGCATGTCACCGACCACGGCTACGAAGAGGCCTACACGCCTTACCTGGTCCAGGCTCCGGCTCTGCAGGGCACGGGCCAGCTGCCCAAGTTCGAGGAAGATCTGTTCAAGATCACCCGCGAGAACGAGGCTGACTTCTACCTGATCCCGACCGCGGAAGTCTCTCTGACCAACATCGTGGCCGGCGAGATCGTCGACGCCAAGCAACTGCCGATCAAGTTCGTGGCCCACACCCCGTGCTTCCGCAGTGAGGCGGGCGCGTCTGGTCGTGATACCCGCGGCATGATCCGCCAGCACCAGTTCGATAAGGTGGAGATGGTCCAGATCGTCGAGCCGTCCAAGTCCTTTGAGGCCCTGGAAGGCATGACTGCCAACGCCGAGCGCGTACTGCAGCTGCTGGAACTGCCCTACCGCGTTCTGGCCCTGTGCACCGGCGACATGGGCTTTTCCGCCACCAAGACCTACGACCTGGAGGTCTGGGTGCCGAGCCAGGACAAGTACCGCGAGATTTCCTCCTGCTCCAACTGCGGCGACTTCCAGGCTCGCCGCATGCAGGCGCGCTACCGCAATCCGGAAACCGGCAAGCCTGAGCTGGTGCACACCCTGAACGGCTCCGGCCTGGCCGTTGGCCGGACCCTGGTAGCCGTGCTGGAGAACTACCAGCAAGCCGATGGCAGCATCCGTGTGCCCGAGGTGCTCAAGCCCTACATGGGCGGCCTCGAAGTCATCGGCTGA